Proteins from a single region of Candidatus Neomarinimicrobiota bacterium:
- a CDS encoding endolytic transglycosylase MltG gives PSEYNTYLYKGLPPGPVNNPGLASIQAAVAPADVDYLYFVANDQGRHIFSTTLDEHNEIVRVLRQPD, from the coding sequence CCTTCCGAATATAACACTTATCTTTATAAGGGCTTGCCCCCCGGGCCGGTGAATAATCCCGGCTTGGCATCCATACAGGCGGCAGTGGCCCCCGCCGATGTAGACTACCTGTATTTTGTGGCCAACGACCAGGGACGGCATATCTTTTCTACCACACTCGATGAACACAATGAAATCGTTCGTGTTCTTCGGCAACCAGACTAG